One window of the Daphnia pulex isolate KAP4 chromosome 8, ASM2113471v1 genome contains the following:
- the LOC124201118 gene encoding vitellogenin-5-like: MARRCCMFVIFVFFLLETAHCQAEGLFENGQEYQYSYQTYTLTGVREPIWFGSSFGIRGNLLIQKQGAEAILKLSDLTLGMHNGDEALFNTIKFLKKPDLVILEKPFKILFSNGKITGFYVESSDVEWSVNIKKALASKLQMDASAGDISKGETPFMRTVEDTINGACTTSYTFSDDGKGRYLLFKQRNQNDCTNVPRVGFNTFGTTTCTGKQEDELQSTTQVYYKLSRELGKTLKVTHISSFGYQVLQWYPPAGSPLYNRANTTMELKSSGPITKPIPASGLTKHHASLRYTFKRPIPTADEINLSREEDYLHPEEPQSQQTLRIKAIPVLTKLKEVIGWSPLNEEALIDPATSNAIQLITAMSLESLQAVWKSVEKDEELKNLFTEILPLTGTNPAALMVKELVLSGKLSDVEAQRMVAFIPYYLRLPSEKLLASWEDLVKGSSSIKTKELKSAIAIAFGHLVGVTCESKLRPCKNDTINKYSRMVYDAFKSAKTHHEMVVSIMALRNTNFPSAIERLVPYVKTVPQAVRPYVIFALQFVAVSNRDKFLSVIMPIIHNTTEATEIRMAAISTLFRSRPTALELQELIGVALNENNQEVLNFILTTGRNYADTKNPCLQSTSSDLQLLMRRVDHLKTDFFRSSNRVFDFQDGKYGFGGGVQLATVYGEESRAPLIISARANYRISKYRHIPLEMMLRFEGVDDAYLRLFRKMDAKDFKLDTLKDLLQKTLKIAPRQKSQFKVEIVLRSQGYDLMYHHIGGDELGALMEGKAMKELLSRGVKLTRSMVMLGGNQFSWRPNDIGLALGVGLSTPAFARHQLSYGNVNTANKIGRSIQIDLGMNFQVTTYLAVYNPLGVRQGIVKTRGSRFHWPDNVQVSFSPADTQIEIKMSTPTEEKPLSLLFTSKTSAVVSSRDADSKGLSYLKDSCPECEPNALVTRGEKFRKGLVVRESINSRLGLESHVEVSDCETYTGKASIAKLVYESFKPSEINSHGSAPGFLVMGLMQMRNYFYHYPPTGTCSMKTVLHRTRINPAEAIEIRLKADSNPPPWRRAPPGVTYNNVKGSVTLLGTPERKWNVEVNVEKEPFNIRSSVTVKIARLSNPTLGVPSRALCVNVKTIWSALPQDIFETPSIVQPSVHRDVTMVWGDAPANECPKANAKGISTMTVKVVGNITESQQEAATIRNSYPYDRCDLDRNDAGRTGIAGPMTRACYDAVLHYATPRSYKFDIKYENMSPGGQTALDRINTLLRPVLLPYLSTNSPLTPTKNVAGTGHIELKVDVGEDDINLLVKTDQAHSQYENIDLLKSTRVKLRNARLDMSHLTAIEAGWVGVCDVAPKAVVTFDKTNMNYDLPKCYTLISADCSPTPRYAIFARKTNTSLPMAARVHVGGHTLEFNPMTDSSVELKANDKIVKIETNKPYVLSDKDNITQYAIVNKIGARYFVQVPVLKMSIRYTGDDIVTMIPAIHRSQLCGLCGDYNGQFSNELVGPSGCIMRNATDLAQSYVLRDKSCKETIPTPVCAEPGSEKKSSGILSYLYLDRLIRS; encoded by the exons TGGTCAGTCAACATCAAGAAGGCCCTGGCATCCAAGCTGCAGATGGATGCCTCTGCCGGAGATATTAGCAAAGGGGAAACCCCGTTCATGCGTACGGTTGAG GACACTATTAACGGTGCCTGCACTACGAGCTACACTTTCAGCGACGATGGAAAAGGTCGCTATTTGCTTTTCAAACAGCGCAATCAGAACGACTGCACTAATGTTCCTCGTGTGGGTTTCAACACCTTCGGGACCACCACCTGCACCGGCAAACAAGAGGACGAGCTTCAATCCACAACTCAAGTTTATTATAAACTCAGCCGGGAATTGGGCAAAACTTTGAAGGTGACCCACATTTCGTCGTTTGGATATCAAGTTCTCCAATGGTACCCACCGGCAGGATCTCCCCTCTACAATCGAGCCAA CACTACAATGGAACTAAAATCATCGGGTCCCATTACTAAGCCGATCCCTGCATCCGGCCTGACCAAGCACCACGCGAGTCTTCGTTACACCTTCAAGCGTCCGATTCCGACGGCCGATGAAATCAACTTGTCCCGCGAAGAAGATTATTTGCACCCAGAAGAGCCTCAATCACAACAAACCCTTCGTATCAAA GCTATTCCCGTATTGACTAAGCTGAAAGAAGTAATCGGTTGGTCGCCTCTTAATGAGGAAGCACTGATAGATCCTGCCACCTCGAACGCCATTCAATTGATAACCGCCATGAGCTTGGAAAGCTTGCAAGCTGTTTGGAAAAGTGTTGAAAAAGACGAGGAACTCAA GAACTTGTTCACTGAGATCCTTCCGTTAACCGGTACAAACCCAGCTGCTCTGATGGTAAAGGAGTTGGTTTTAAGTGGTAAGCTCTCCGACGTGGAAGCTCAGCGCATGGTGGCTTTCATCCCTTATTACCTGCGCCTGCCATCTGAAAAGCTGCTGGCATCCTGGGAAGATCTGGTGAAAGGCAGTTCCAGCATCAAGACAAA GGAATTGAAGTCTGCCATCGCAATCGCCTTCGGTCACCTTGTTGGAGTTACCTGCGAGAGCAAATTAAGGCCGTGCAAGAACGACACCATCAACAAGTACAGTCGAATGGTTTACGATGCCTTCAAATCGGCAAAGACCCACCACGAAATGGTGGTGTCGATCATGGCCTTGCGCAACACCAATTTCCCGTCCGCCATCGAGCGTCTCGTTCCGTACGTCAAAACCGTTCCGCAAGCGGTCCGTCCTTACGTCATTTTCGCCCTGCAGTTCGTGGCTGTTTCCAACCGCGACAAGTTCCTGTCTGTCATCATGCCCATCATTCACAACACGACGGAAGCCACCGAGATCCGAATGGCCGCCATCTCCACTCTATTCCGCTCCAGACCTACCGCCCTCGAGCTGCAAGAGCTGATTGGCGTGGCTCTCAATGAAAATAATCAAGAAGTACTCAACTTCATCTTGACGACCGGACGC AACTATGCCGATACTAAGAATCCTTGCCTCCAGTCCACCTCCTCGGATCTGCAGCTGCTGATGCGTCGTGTCGACCATTTGAAAACTGACTTTTTCCGGTCCAGCAATCGCGTCTTTGACTTTCAAGATGGGAAATATGGCTTCGGAGGCGGTGTTCAGTTGGCCACAGTATACGGCGAAGAATCTCGCGCACCCCTTATCATCTCCGCTCGAGCCAACTATCGCATTTCTAAATATCGACACATTCCCTTGGAGATGATGCTTCGCTTCGAAG GTGTTGACGATGCTTATCTCCGTCTCTTCCGCAAGATGGATGCCAAGGACTTCAAGTTAGACACCCTTAAGGATCTGTTGCAGAAAACGTTGAAAATTGCTCCTCGCCAAAAATCTCAGTTTAAGGTGGAAATTGTTTTGCGATCACAAGGCTACGATTTGATGTACCATCATATCGGTGGAGATGAACTCGGTGCTCTGATGGAAGGCAAAGCGATGAAAGAGTTGCTCTCTCGCGGCGTCAAGCTGACTCGCAGCATGGTCATGCTGGGCGGAAATCAATTCAGTTGGAGGCCCAACGATATCGGTTTAGCCCTCGGCGTTGGTCTATCCACTCCTGCTTTCGCCCGCCACCAGTTATCCTACGGAAACGTCAATACAGCCAACAAGATTGGTCGCTCCATTCAGATCGATCTCGGCATGAATTTCCAG GTGACCACTTATCTAGCCGTCTACAATCCACTGGGCGTTAGGCAAGGAATAGTCAAGACGCGCGGGTCGCGCTTCCATTGGCCGGACAACGTCcaggtttcattttctccGGCCGACACTCAGatcgaaatcaaaatgagCACGCCAACAGAAGAGAAGCCGCTGTCTTTACTGTTTACCAGTAAAACCTCGGCCGTCGTGTCCAGTCGAGATGCTGACTCTAAAGGCCTTTCTTACCTTAAAGACAGCTGCCCCGAATGTGAACCCAACGCTTTGGTTACTCGAGGCGAGAAATTCCGCAAAG GTTTAGTGGTCCGTGAAAGCATCAACTCTCGACTGGGATTGGAATCGCATGTTGAGGTTAGTGACTGCGAAACTTACACGGGCAAGGCTTCCATCGCCAAACTGGTGTACGAGTCGTTCAAACCTTCCGAGATCAATTCGCACGGCAGCGCTCCGGGTTTCTTGGTCATGGGATTGATGCAGATGCGCAACTACTTCTACCACTACCCACCCACCGGTACTTGCTCCATGAAAACGGTTCTGCACCGGACTCGAATCAATCCGGCCGAAGCGATTGAAATCAGATTGAAAGCGGATTCGAACCCACCTCCTTGGAGGAGAGCGCCGCCCGGAGTGACGTACAACAACGTCAAAGGCTCCGTCACTCTACTCGGCACTCCCGAACGCAAATGGAACGTCGAAGTCAACGTAGAGAAGGAGCCGTTTAATATTCGGTCGTCGGTAACTGTCAAGATCGCCCGATTAAGTAATCCTACGCTTGGCGTTCCCAGCCGAGCTCTTTGCGTCAACGTGAAAACAATTTGGTCCGCTCTACCTCAAGATATTTTCGAGACCCCGTCCATCGTCCAGCCCTCCGTCCATCGTGATGTCACTATGGTCTGGGGTGACGCTCCTGCCAACGAGTGCCCCAAAGCCAATGCCAAAGGTATTTCTACGATGACGGTTAAAGTCGTCGGAAACATTACGGAATCTCAGCAAGAGGCCGCCACCATCCGCAATTCGTACCCTTACGATCGCTGTGATCTGGACCGCAATGACGCTGGACGTACTGGCATTGCAGGTCCCATGACTCGG GCTTGTTACGACGCCGTCCTTCATTACGCCACTCCACGCAGTTACAAATTCGACATCAAATACGAGAACATGTCACCTGGTGGTCAGACGGCTCTCGATCGAATCAACACTCTGCTCAGGCCCGTTCTGCTGCCTTATTTGAGCACCAACAGTCCGTTGACTCCGACCAAAAACGTCGCTGGAACTGGGCACATTGAGCTGAAAGTGGACGTCGGAGAAGACGACATAAATCTTCTTGTCAAAACGGATCAAGCTCACAGTCAGTACGAGAATATCGACCTCCTCAAGAGTACGCGCGTGAAATTGCGCAACGCCCGGCTCGACATGTCCCATCTGACGGCCATCGAGGCCGGCTGGGTGGGCGTTTGTGACGTCGCCCCAAAAGCGGTGGTGACCTTTGATAAAACCAACATGAACTATGACCTTCCGAAATGCTACACGCTCATATCGGCTGACTGTTCCCCCACTCCGCGCTACGCTATCTTTGCTAGGAAAACCAACACTTCGTTGCCGATGGCTGCCAGGGTTCACGTCGGAGGGCACACGCTTGAATTCAACCCGATGACCGACAGTAGCGTTGAGCTGAAAGCCAACGATAAGATAGTCAAGATCGAGACGAACAAGCCCTACGTCTTGAGCGACAAGGATAACATTACGCAATACGCCATCGTCAACAAGATTGGAGCCCGCTATTTTGTCCAGGTTCCTGTTCTCAAGATGAGTATACGCTACACCGGCGATGATATCGTCACCATGATTCCGGCTATCCACCGGTCTCAGTTGTGCGGTCTATGCGGAGATTACAATGGGCAGTTCTCCAACGAACTGGTTGGCCCGTCGGGTTGCATCATGAGGAACGCCACCGATTTGGCCCAGTCCTACGTTTTGAGAGATAAAAGCTGCAAGGAGACCATCCCGACTCCAGTTTGTGCTGAACCTGGAAGCGAGAAAAAGTCTTCCGGAATTCTCAGCTATCTCTACCTTGACCGACTCATCCGTTCTTAA
- the LOC124199565 gene encoding predicted GPI-anchored protein 58: protein MNTFKTVVMICAMLSASCSGQYLSQHNQGNPGLGGMMSAPPAYAGQSQQLQGPSPSSRPSFAPVDQSSSQQQQASPAASASSAFISGVAAPATTQQICTCITVNPTASAAAASSAQQQSAQQSASAPLTDSFAPAAQQQQTFSAPQQQQSFAAPQQTFAAPAQQQQAYAPAQSGPAQSGNGRY from the exons ATGAATACCTTCAAAACT GTCGTTATGATTTGTGCCATGTTGAGCGCTAGCTGCTCCGGCCAGTACCTCTCCCAGCA CAACCAGGGAAACCCTGGACTCGGTGGAATGATGAGCGCTCCCCCGGCCTATGCCGGTCAAAGCCAACAATTGCAAGGCCCATCGCCCAGCAGCCGCCCGTCATTCGCTCCGGTTGATCaatccagcagccagcagcaacaagccAGCCCAGCAGCATCGGCTAGCTCTGCTTTCATCAGCGGAGTCGCCGCACCGGCCACCACCCAGCAGATCTGCACTTGCATCACCGTCAACCCAAcagcctcagcagcagcagcttcatcGGCCCAGCAGCAATCTGCCCAGCAATCCGCTTCGGCACCTTTGACCGACTCCTTCGCTCCTGCcgcccagcaacagcagacCTTCTCTGctccccaacaacaacaatccttCGCTGCTCCCCAACAGACCTTCGCTGCTCCTGCCCAGCAACAGCAGGCGTATGCTCCGGCTCAATCCGGTCCAGCTCAGAGCGGCAACGGACGTTATTAA
- the LOC124199265 gene encoding uncharacterized protein LOC124199265 — protein sequence MFDKVSISMAMIKPVNCKNLLFGVTAVGLFTVVFISYWQLIRQPKTPPKTNNSSDKLIFKCSCNRTLKQVPNNNSDNNSTVHRPGGFPWCSANSSTRGAHQKVITYSLFATENYENLPVSKRYDTLLRKILIAVEKLYPGWIVRIYHNFHSENDPDNFFAKELCELNCQFNHLDLCNVTDITANIPALTPIDPALLRGLNGRMFRFLVMLDPNVDVFISRDSDSVILRREVDAVDEWLRSNYTFHVMRDHPFHFAAILAGASLLSYSLSLSGGV from the coding sequence ATGTTCGACAAGGTATCGATTTCAATGGCGATGATCAAACCGGTCAACTGCAAAAATTTACTGTTTGGTGTGACTGCTGTAGGCCTATTCACTGTTGTGTTTATCAGTTACTGGCAATTAATAAGACAGCCAAAAACCCcgccaaaaacaaataacagcaGTGACAAACTGATATTTAAATGCAGCTGCAATCGGACGTTAAAACAAGTTCCCAACAACAATTCAGACAACAATTCGACGGTACATCGACCTGGCGGTTTCCCGTGGTGCAGTGCGAATTCATCCACACGCGGAGCACACCAGAAAGTCATCACATATTCATTATTCGCTACTgagaattatgaaaatttgCCAGTGTCTAAACGTTATGACACACTGTtacgaaaaattttgattgcggTGGAGAAACTGTATCCCGGCTGGATCGTCCGGATTTATCACAATTTTCACAGTGAAAACGACCCAGACAATTTTTTTGCCAAAGAGTTGTGCGAATTGAATTGCCAGTTTAATCACCTCGACCTGTGCAATGTTACAGATATCACAGCTAACATCCCAGCACTGACACCCATCGATCCAGCTCTCCTTCGAGGACTCAACGGAAGGATGTTCCGCTTTTTGGTTATGCTCGATCCCAATGTCgacgttttcatttcaagggACTCGGACAGTGTCATCTTGCGGAGAGAAGTCGACGCTGTTGACGAATGGCTCCGCTCCAATTACACCTTTCACGTTATGAGGGATCACCCATTCCACTTTGCAGCTATATTGGCAGGTGCGAGTTTGCTTTCATATAGTCTATCCCTATCCGGTGgtgtctga